The nucleotide window TAATCAGTCAAAATTcgctaagctgcacatgcgcaactCAGCATTGATTCCTGGGATACCCAGAACATCACAGGTTCCCCCATGAGTGCTGTGACTGCATGAACTGTGTCATCCCAGCCATtcaatggccaaagatcagaatgagcaagagaaggaaaaagatggcagccccTGAGAAGGAATAGCAGTAAGTGTTTAcacactgggtttagttctgctctaaaagGCATATACTGTACAAAGTATaactacatatacacacacaaaactgCAATGTAATCTGCTCAAATAATGAAAAGTATAGTTCAAGCCACATGTGTTGTGTGACTGCCCTTAAAGGGAATGCTGTGCACTGAACAGTGACTGCTGGGTCAGGTTAGTTGATTGTGACATCTACAAGATAACTTCCTCAAGATGCTAAGGATCAGTGCATTTTCCCACTAAGGAGAACTTTCTGACCCTCTTCAAGAGATACAGTATGCAGCCAATAATGTGCATGTTTAAGGAAAGTCCTAGAATGCAGTTTGGAGCTGCTTTAAAAAAGTATAGATTACTATGAGCAGTGTAAAGTCATAATTTATATTtggcaaaaagataaaaaaagataaacagaaatGAACTTACTTTTTGCCTCCTTTATATAGTTGGGTACCACAAAGAAGACACTGTTCAGCTGGAGACTCGTAGATACTTGCCCAGGAGGTTTGTTCTATGGTTACAGTACCATCACTAACATCAGAAAGAACTAGAGGAGAACTATTAAGCTCTTGGATGAGGGTGAAGGTGTCTGACAGTTCACATTCATTTTCAGGAATCTGTACGGTTTTTCGAATTAGCTGGAGAGTGGAGTGACGTTGGATCTCCTTCTGTGATTGTGTCAGAGGCTCTCGTATACTCATACCAGTGGAAATAGTTATGGTTGTCTCCTGTAAagattacaaaatgtaatttaagaattaaaaaacatgaaCCAAAATTTACAAATTCATACAAAAAACAGTTATACAATTCAGTACTGTGCTTACCAAAGGTTTTGGTCCTTTTTCTACTTTGTCTTTGAGATTGACGCCACAGTTGGGACAGACTTTTGGCTTATGCCTGTTGGTGTACATGAAGTTGCAGAAGGGATTTTTACACTTTCCTCTTCCCCTCTGTGTTGCTAAGCCTAGATCCTGTTAGAATAGTCATGAATGCAAGTCATGCTTTATGTACAGATGTTgatgtaaaacaataaatcaaactTGGGAGTCCATTAGGAGAAACAGGAATCTTTTATCTTCATGTTTTACTGTCACCTATTGGAGGATTGGATACAGGCAAACAAACAGCATAGCCCAAAGGTAAAAGACCTTCTATGTCTCTCAatagatgaaaaaatatataatgtttagcCCAGTGAGAAGACCGCAAATCATTCcttatatgatataaaaatgatCCTACCCACAGGAAATCACAACTACCAGATAAGTGAACAAcagtgaagaaaaagaagaagaaagaactgCCATACACAATCAAATTCAGCATGATTCAACAGGCCTGATAAAGTCAATAACTTGGCCATCCAGAATTAACATAGGCCGTGATAAACAGTGCTTCATGTATGTGTCTGCTGCTGAACCTGTCAGCAAATGATCATTTACAGCTTCAATGTTTCCCAAAAATCAGTTTATGTCACATATTGTTACCCCTGAAGGGCTATAGTAAGTGTTTCATTTCAGCTATGCATCTGTTGATCTAATAATATTGTCATTACATAAGATAAAAAGTGGAATGCATAGTTTGTTTTCTTCATAGAAAGCAAAGAGCATTTTTATCCAAAATACTCTACAACAAAAAGTACATCAACACCCTACATGGTTGGTGCTCCATTCTGCTGCCCACTCTTTCTTATTGGTCAGCAAATTAGGAAGACAAATAGAAAGGCACAGACAACAGGAAGAGCAAAGACTTTTAGGgacggatttaataaagctctcaaaagttggagagaatacactttcattagtgaagctgggtgatccagcaaacctagaattattctggtccaggatttaaaacatttgctagcaaatgactttgaagaaattcagtttaggtttgctggatcactctgcttcactgatgaaagtgtatcctctcaagccttggagagctttaataaatcaggtccatagcaGCCATGGAGACTATGGATTTAATGGGGTACATTGCAAATAGGTTACTGTGCAAAGAAACTTTAAACATGCAGTCACTTGTTTAATGGATCCACAGCTggatttatattttgcattatatgtTAAGCTATCCTGTGGAGAATATTGTTATAAGAGACCATTGTGGCATTTTGTAAACTTAGATGCCATTTGCATTTATTGGTATTGCAAGTTTTACAGCATGTTATCTATATACTGCAATTGAAAagccatataatatatatatatatatattttttttttttttttttcaccgcAAGGTAACCTGTTCTTTGATGGTCTTTTAAGCAGGTTACGGCTGTACACATAATTTACCTCAAGAAGAAGTCctttaagtaaaatgtttaaCCCAGGTGGACCATTGGACCATTTGGTCTTTACTGACATAACAGATTTACAGTTTACTTACTAATGCCACTGGGCAGCTGTACTTGTAGGATGGAAAGGTTTCAGTCACCACTTTAAGCTCTGGCTGGGATAAGGGTGCAGGAAGGTCAGCTCTAACCTGAATTgtgatgaaaaaataaagaataaatatcacCTCTTGTAAGTTAGACATTGATGAACTTTAGTTTTCTCAATCGTTtcatacaaataacaaatatttaatgtttataacatatattttttaccaaaaaagcaTCACAACATTGACTGCTGTGAATAGAATACATTTGCTGTGATCTTAGTAACAGTACCTTACAGATGTTAAAGATATGTACGCAGGTTTCACATTTATTCCGCTGGCAGGAAGATGTCTGATTTAGTAATGGACTGGTTAGATCTGGGGTGTCTCGGTATACTAAAGGTGATTtcaggaatatttattttactaaagctttatttatttttattttttttttagaacttccAGGTAAAGTGACCATAAGCGGGACCCAATTATCCTTTTTAGTCTTTTCATAATGTAAAAGACTAGTTTTGTGGATGTAAATTGATTTTATGAATTGTGTGTTCATTGGTTGTCATTAGATCATCTCCCTGATAATGAAATCCCTCCTGAAGTGTTCCAGTTTACGGTATGCACATGCAATGCCTGCATTCATATACAAACTGGTGATAGTGTACTTGTACCAGTGGTATTGGAGCTAGAGTACAGAATACAGAGCCCATCTAGCTGCAGTCTCAAATATGGTATACTTGATACCATCTCCAAACTGCCTCACAGCTCTCTATGTGAAGGATAAGGGACAAACTCATCTACTTTCATAAATGCACAAGGTCacagcaaaaaaagattttggttctGATAGGGACAGGAATGCGATGAGTCACtttgattttacatatatttttgatcTCTGACAGGAAAATCTGTATCTCCTTAAGCCTTTGTTAAAAAGCATAATAAACGTTTAAAAGGTATCTCATCCTTACAAAGGAAACTAGTCAATTAGCCTGGTAAAACTCCTCTAATTACTACACATTTtactatagatatattttaatctACTTACATTAAGAGAGAATACACTAGAATGTCACATGACTGAGTTTTAGGGgagtaaaaatactttttccccTAGCAATCAGGGGAGGGGGTGTGAGGTATAGGGGGagcccagagatcagctttaataaaatattggggGTGTGCATGACATTTTCAGGAAATCAAAACTGTTGGACAGAATCAACTGTTGGACATAATAAAGTACCTTTCTAACATAATGGAGCACTACACTTATCATACATGCTCTAGAAATATTAACTGAATTtggcagaaaaataaattacatttaaagtttGTCTTTTATTTACCGTGATCTCCTGTGTCATTGGTTGTTGCAAAATTGCTTGACCAAGTTGTTTCAATGTACTGGCTTTCAAGCCAGCTGGAGTAATAGAGTtgtatgtttctaaaaaaaaaaaaaaaaaagagagttttaGCTCCACATATACTTAAATGGggtgctaaaaatgtttttgactggGGCTGCAAAGTAACAaagtatacagtttttttaaaacaaatcgtTTTACATATGTAATGCCTAAGACAATTGTCAAACCTGGCTTTTACTTTCTCTTTGCTGTAAAGGGAGATTTCTACAGACTTTCTATAGCTGACTTTCTATTGACTTTAGGTATCACAAAGAGGATATACAAGGTTCACCTAGAATCATTGCAATCATTTGCCTTAAAAAAGATCAAAGGCCTACACAAAAATATAAAGGGTCTTGTCCCCCCAGCTATGCCCAGACACCTGACTAGAGAAGAGCATTTCCAAAATGCTGATGtttttgcaaactgtgtgctttttttttttctagaaatggACAGTGCCAGCTTTGACCATGCAttcacaaaaatgatttttgcttttttaacttGTTTGCCTCCACTATATGTCTGTTTGTTAGGCGATAACCCTATCATTACTTAAAATAATGATGTTTTCAATCACATTTATTTCTCCTAGCACCTGTCTGAGCTCCCTGCTGAGGAACCTCCCTACCCACAATGAGTTCCTAAAACACAAGGCATGACATATGAACTAACAGAAAACACAGATACCAGGTAAGGAGAGGTAAAACACCCAAGAGTGCTACTGTAGGCTGGAAAATTATATGGTTTACCTGGTTTTATGAAAGCCAGAGTGCTGCCAGTGCATTCCACAGCGATGCTTCTACTTGAACTGGTAGGAGCTGGAAGTATGGCTCTTATTGGCCTAGCAATAGCAAGGGGTTTGGAGAAACACTTAGCTTCTGGAGGTTTGTTTGATGTTAAAGAAGAGGATGAATTTGTCCTATGAATGGAAACAGTACTGTGTTACtataataacacaaaacaaaagaaagaaaacaagctATTTAAGGAAAACACTTTGTAAAATACAACAGGTCTGAACCCTAACTCTGGTCAGGGCTAAAACCAATAAAGTGGATGTATACTAAAAAGGAAAACTGCAAGACACTGACAGAGTGAAGCTATGAAGCAAATTGTGCAGTACTACTTAGCTGGAAAAAATTAACATACGTAATGAAAAAACATGGCTGAACATACTGATATATactgtcatgtgaaaaagaaagtacaccctccttcaattctagagttttttttttttttgtcatcaagacaaaaaaaaattacctgatccttagcaggttctaaaattatttaaatctaacaaCTTACAAAAGATTCGACTGTGTCATTGGGTGAAAGTTAAGCCATGGGTAAAAGTGAGGTAAACCCCacaatttaaatacttttttagcagcaataaattgaagtaatcattttttgtatgattttatcaGTCTCCCACATGCAGGAGGAGGAGATTTGGCTCTGCATAATATCGCTTCAGTACACTGACATGTTGTTGAGttgcatttacctaattttaagacctgctaaggaccagatgtaTGTCCTAATATGCAGAACCTTACAATCCAGTCCTGTACTACCATAACATACTCACTTGGCAACAGAGGCTTGTGGCATAGCTTTTGCACTACCAGCTGGAGGTGGTTTGTCTGTTTTTGTGACAATTTCGGCCGACTTCACCTGTCGTTTCTCTGCCATGGCTGAACTGCTTCCTTCAGATTTGCTAGGCTCAAAGTGGGCATCAGAAATGATCACCTCCTCCCAATCCTCATTCTGTGCAGGTAGGGAAGACTGAAGGAGCTGACTGACTGCTTCTGAATTTTCCTTCTCAGAGGCCTTGGACTCTTTACCAGTATGGTGCTGATCCTGAGAGTTTGTAGTATCTGTTATCTGAACgctggtgttttgtttttcttttgattgttTCCCCTGAAGCAAATTTTCAATGAAGTGTTAAAATCAAATAACATACATTAATTGACCCATGTCAATAGGGAATAGCAACTATAAGTGAAACAAAACCAGTATGAAaagaaacagtattttttattttttttcctcttttatttagTGGAAACTCCACTATTTGTTCTTTTGCAGAGCTAAAGCTGCTGGAACTCGAATCTTAAACTTCAGAATGCCTTGTTGCCCTTCATGCAGTGTGGCTCCTCCAACTGGTCCCCATATAGTGACACTGTCCAGAAGGAGTAACCACAGTCACTAATGGGTGACATGGTAACTGAAACACTTGAAAACATAGGTTGGCAGTGATGCCTGAAGTCCTTCAAGAGAGCAAAGATTTAACAAAGTTCTTTTAAAAGgagcctttacttttttttttttcaaattagtgACATGGCAATCAACTAATAATTTTAAGAGCACAAACCTCATAATCAATGTGAACTGATATTGGTAATATATCAGCCATGCATAGTAGGAAAAACCATGTAATAAAGGAGAGGTATCCAACTCCAGTTCTTGGGGGGCCAGTATGTGCAAACATTTTAAGTGCGTGACAGCAGACAACAGCATGCAATTTAGTAATGTGCAGTATATGAAGACTCACGGGTATTAATATGAAACTCCTGAGGACCCTGTGCTCTCGTCACTCTTGAGGACTGAAGTTGGACACTCCTGTTATAAAACCCTTTAACTCTAATTCCCAGAAGATTTCTATGATAGACACCTTCTATCATAGACATCTTCAGACATTTATCAGTACGAAAAAAAAGACTGCTTGCCAATCCAAAGAATTCCAAAGAAAACGTAGGTATTTCCAGGTCACTGTGCAGTGAAACCTATACAGCCAGTTGCTGTAGTCCCATCACGGTCTGCCTCTCCTCCAGGCCATTCATTATAGGTAACTGGGGCTGTATGTTTATGAATTGCCAGGGTAAAGGAAGGTAGAGGACCGAAGCCACCTGGCTGTATGAATTTCACTGcacagcagacaaaaaaaaaaaaaacaggtacaacTTTTCTATTTCTGGCTGATAATGAAGAAGATTTCAGTTGGAAGGAAAGATGAAGGAACCTTcctattactatttactattcAGTCAAATTCTAGTGCAAAATTTTCTGGAGCCGGTAAACATACAAAActagaaatctttttctaatcaAAGCTGAAGATTTTACTTAAAACATGTAGTATGCTTACCTTTGGAATCCACTTTCCTCCAAGGAATTGATTACACAAGGGACACACAGGAGGTTTGTGCCTTGTTACATAGCTGAAAGTGCAGGTGGGGTTTGTGCAGCTGCCTCGTCCTCTTCTGGTGTAAGTGGTAgcctaaaagacaaaaatgaaatgtaCGCACTGGGGGTTTAGTGTTAAAGACTGACACAATCCCAAGATTAGAGTACATATAGCtccctaaaataaattaatgggACATTGTGAAAGGTATACCAGATCAATGCCACATCCTAAGGATACTTtgggtgtaattaaaaaatattaggtaattgTCCAGTGTTATAAAAACCAAAATGTACTCACCAGTTTAATAGAGCGAGAAGTTTCAGTAATAGAGCGGTTGGTCATGGGCAGCATAATAAATTGGGAGGGGGCAGGTGGAGTAGAGTTCTCTTCCGAGTCCTGTGAAAAGGAAAtattgtattaaagaaatattatgaaaaaattaCCGCCCGAGTGGTGTTTGTGAATAGGaactctttttcatttttatttctctatacataaaagtaacatttttgatcCACTTACCTGGATGGCCATTACTGTGACAACAGACATTCCCCTAGGTAAGTCTGACCTTCCTACTGCAAGCCGCCCGTCTTCCTCAATAACCATGCTAGTGGCTGGATAAGTGCTAGTTTCTCCAATCTCCAAAGTAGCATCATCTAGGATGATCTCCCCTGCTACTTTATCAGTCCCAGCACAGTGAGAGTAGACCCCACCAGGAATGACTTCCCGCACTGCATTTGTGCCTTCACTGGCAAGCCCTTCTAGATCAATCAGCTGTTCAGAAAGACCTGATTCCAGTGTGTAGACATTCTGCCCTCCATTGTGAGACAAAGTAGCTGAAGGAGCAATGACTGCACATTCCCTGGGATGGGTCAGGCTTACATCTTCTTCAGGGGGAGGTTTGGGCACCAGGATGTATTCAGAACGGGGAAGGATCTTTCTAAATCCAGGAACATCAGAAATCATAGTGGACGAGGTGGACCtaatgttctgcaaaaaaaaaaaaaaaaaaaaaaaaaaaaggaaacattgcaGCTTAATATAAGGAATTGTACATGAGCAGTGTGGCCAGCAAAAAATGCaaagactttttttctgcttgataGATATACTTTAGTTCCCTTTATGACAGTCATTAAATGTTTAtggaataaatgtttaaaaacaaatgtttggtgCAAGCCTGCTCTTCTGATACACGGTAAAGAAATTTGAGTTGTTGGTTTGTTGTATGACATGTTAAGTCAATCCACAGACAACGAAGTTAAACAATTCTGACACAACACAAGAAGATATAACAGATCCATCAGTGAAACTCAGGTATTACAGTATACTCAACTGTGAGATATCTAAAATAAAGAATAGAGACTGCAATGATTTTcgataaagcaacaaaaaaaataaatgttgtgtacTAGATCCCTGGAGATATTTTGATAAAGCACTAAAAGCAGAAGGACACTTACAGGATCCAGACCCTCTTTCTCTAGCTTAGCTCGCTCCAGGTAATAGCTTTTCTCAGCCACACTTAGCAATTTCCAGCTCTCGCTTATCTTCTTGTTGATTTCAGATTGAGGAAGGTGAGGCACCTCTTGTTGAACTTTGAGGTAGATATCATAGTAGTAGAGCAGATAGGCTGACCTGGAACACATGAACATAATTGTACTATAATTGTACTATAttgtactatattaaaaaaagaaagaatccaattttacaaaagaaaaacatgtcattACCCTAATGGGAATGAACATGTAACAGTACTACAAACCAGGCACagcatttttaaagcacatacaaaatgttaaagaGATGTACTGTGTTGCAAATGTTGTGATTCTTTCAAAGCTAAAACATGGACATTTTGGTTGTTGCAAAGTGTTATGAGCTTGCCTCCTTTCATACATTTCCACTGCCTCCCCACTACCATGGACAGTCTTATTAGGAGGGAAGCATTCTCTTTGTGTTATtggtttgtaatatatattatatgtttcaatATATTGAAATCTGGGACACCGAGTAATTCAGGGAAGTATCTAAAGATAGTGGTAAACCTAAATTCACTATCATTAGGGTAAAATGAGATACCCTTTCTTTTAGGTACACAATATTTCTTGAAATAACATGGT belongs to Pyxicephalus adspersus chromosome 2, UCB_Pads_2.0, whole genome shotgun sequence and includes:
- the HMGXB3 gene encoding HMG domain-containing protein 3 isoform X3, translated to MTQDQRNNTPGWIGLPCGIEDMDDPFDGTEVTVESEELEGNYVPAKPPVKRKKYRGCTEQRDSMKKPRSAYLLYYYDIYLKVQQEVPHLPQSEINKKISESWKLLSVAEKSYYLERAKLEKEGLDPNIRSTSSTMISDVPGFRKILPRSEYILVPKPPPEEDVSLTHPRECAVIAPSATLSHNGGQNVYTLESGLSEQLIDLEGLASEGTNAVREVIPGGVYSHCAGTDKVAGEIILDDATLEIGETSTYPATSMVIEEDGRLAVGRSDLPRGMSVVTVMAIQDSEENSTPPAPSQFIMLPMTNRSITETSRSIKLATTYTRRGRGSCTNPTCTFSYVTRHKPPVCPLCNQFLGGKWIPKGKQSKEKQNTSVQITDTTNSQDQHHTGKESKASEKENSEAVSQLLQSSLPAQNEDWEEVIISDAHFEPSKSEGSSSAMAEKRQVKSAEIVTKTDKPPPAGSAKAMPQASVAKTNSSSSLTSNKPPEAKCFSKPLAIARPIRAILPAPTSSSRSIAVECTGSTLAFIKPETYNSITPAGLKASTLKQLGQAILQQPMTQEITVRADLPAPLSQPELKVVTETFPSYKYSCPVALDLGLATQRGRGKCKNPFCNFMYTNRHKPKVCPNCGVNLKDKVEKGPKPLETTITISTGMSIREPLTQSQKEIQRHSTLQLIRKTVQIPENECELSDTFTLIQELNSSPLVLSDVSDGTVTIEQTSWASIYESPAEQCLLCGTQLYKGGKNSVAGAQDCWLLTANRLQLVTAQIKMCLNSRCLAIHSFNDISTGLFNVGNKLLVSLDLLFSIRNQIKLGEDPNVSINSIVESVQGQTEKMLSPEELLTVQELLSCGYWAFECLTIRDYNDMICGVCGVAPKVEIAQRNVENTLTMSNIEFTWPEFLTTNEVSMEDFWSTLETEVLEQAAFPSSIPITKFDASIISPFFPPLMRGPVVVNSESYKNLEIQKVAGNGSALSRLLHDGTLELDDLNTLSTEQLRRMLTLCGIPWNITDTKDSMCYSILALSEFVQNGTQIKQPPAHLTGGKVYKICPHQVVCGSKYIVRGESPRDHVDLLASSRHWPPVYVVDMATQVALCTDLCYPNLAQQMWGKNQGCFSNPSESPKYFQNKDIYFCVLVCFLSRAPRQTL
- the HMGXB3 gene encoding HMG domain-containing protein 3 isoform X1 is translated as MTQDQRNNTPGWIGLPCGIEDMDDPFDGTEVTVESEELEGNYVPAKPPVKRKKYRGCTEQRDSMKKPRSAYLLYYYDIYLKVQQEVPHLPQSEINKKISESWKLLSVAEKSYYLERAKLEKEGLDPNIRSTSSTMISDVPGFRKILPRSEYILVPKPPPEEDVSLTHPRECAVIAPSATLSHNGGQNVYTLESGLSEQLIDLEGLASEGTNAVREVIPGGVYSHCAGTDKVAGEIILDDATLEIGETSTYPATSMVIEEDGRLAVGRSDLPRGMSVVTVMAIQDSEENSTPPAPSQFIMLPMTNRSITETSRSIKLATTYTRRGRGSCTNPTCTFSYVTRHKPPVCPLCNQFLGGKWIPKGKQSKEKQNTSVQITDTTNSQDQHHTGKESKASEKENSEAVSQLLQSSLPAQNEDWEEVIISDAHFEPSKSEGSSSAMAEKRQVKSAEIVTKTDKPPPAGSAKAMPQASVAKTNSSSSLTSNKPPEAKCFSKPLAIARPIRAILPAPTSSSRSIAVECTGSTLAFIKPETYNSITPAGLKASTLKQLGQAILQQPMTQEITVRADLPAPLSQPELKVVTETFPSYKYSCPVALDLGLATQRGRGKCKNPFCNFMYTNRHKPKVCPNCGVNLKDKVEKGPKPLETTITISTGMSIREPLTQSQKEIQRHSTLQLIRKTVQIPENECELSDTFTLIQELNSSPLVLSDVSDGTVTIEQTSWASIYESPAEQCLLCGTQLYKGGKNSVAGAQDCWLLTANRLQLVTAQIKMCLNSRCLAIHSFNDISTGLFNVGNKLLVSLDLLFSIRNQIKLGEDPNVSINSIVESVQGQTEKMLSPEELLTVQELLSCGYWAFECLTIRDYNDMICGVCGVAPKVEIAQRNVENTLTMSNIEFTWPEFLTTNEVSMEDFWSTLETEVLEQAAFPSSIPITKFDASIISPFFPPLMRGPVVVNSESYKNLEIQKVAGNGSALSRLLHDGTLELDDLNTLSTEQLRRMLTLCGIPWNITDTKDSMCYSILALSEFVQNGTQIKQPPAHLTGGKVYKICPHQVVCGSKYIVRGESPRDHVDLLASSRHWPPVYVVDMATQVALCTDLCYPNLAQQMWGKNQGCFSNPSESPKYVSCPELLDRHYNIDMMGSESSIQHPVTKSSSRRIVHEVVEQNGACDPTSRHHSLSLCRELEPYSAIITAIGDSKTSNIRHRSINFENVTHYYLYNRLIDFLTSREIVNRQIHDIVQTCQPGEVVIRDTLYRLGVAQIRTELGDSELEEDNTVEQTSSA
- the HMGXB3 gene encoding HMG domain-containing protein 3 isoform X2, whose amino-acid sequence is MDDPFDGTEVTVESEELEGNYVPAKPPVKRKKYRGCTEQRDSMKKPRSAYLLYYYDIYLKVQQEVPHLPQSEINKKISESWKLLSVAEKSYYLERAKLEKEGLDPNIRSTSSTMISDVPGFRKILPRSEYILVPKPPPEEDVSLTHPRECAVIAPSATLSHNGGQNVYTLESGLSEQLIDLEGLASEGTNAVREVIPGGVYSHCAGTDKVAGEIILDDATLEIGETSTYPATSMVIEEDGRLAVGRSDLPRGMSVVTVMAIQDSEENSTPPAPSQFIMLPMTNRSITETSRSIKLATTYTRRGRGSCTNPTCTFSYVTRHKPPVCPLCNQFLGGKWIPKGKQSKEKQNTSVQITDTTNSQDQHHTGKESKASEKENSEAVSQLLQSSLPAQNEDWEEVIISDAHFEPSKSEGSSSAMAEKRQVKSAEIVTKTDKPPPAGSAKAMPQASVAKTNSSSSLTSNKPPEAKCFSKPLAIARPIRAILPAPTSSSRSIAVECTGSTLAFIKPETYNSITPAGLKASTLKQLGQAILQQPMTQEITVRADLPAPLSQPELKVVTETFPSYKYSCPVALDLGLATQRGRGKCKNPFCNFMYTNRHKPKVCPNCGVNLKDKVEKGPKPLETTITISTGMSIREPLTQSQKEIQRHSTLQLIRKTVQIPENECELSDTFTLIQELNSSPLVLSDVSDGTVTIEQTSWASIYESPAEQCLLCGTQLYKGGKNSVAGAQDCWLLTANRLQLVTAQIKMCLNSRCLAIHSFNDISTGLFNVGNKLLVSLDLLFSIRNQIKLGEDPNVSINSIVESVQGQTEKMLSPEELLTVQELLSCGYWAFECLTIRDYNDMICGVCGVAPKVEIAQRNVENTLTMSNIEFTWPEFLTTNEVSMEDFWSTLETEVLEQAAFPSSIPITKFDASIISPFFPPLMRGPVVVNSESYKNLEIQKVAGNGSALSRLLHDGTLELDDLNTLSTEQLRRMLTLCGIPWNITDTKDSMCYSILALSEFVQNGTQIKQPPAHLTGGKVYKICPHQVVCGSKYIVRGESPRDHVDLLASSRHWPPVYVVDMATQVALCTDLCYPNLAQQMWGKNQGCFSNPSESPKYVSCPELLDRHYNIDMMGSESSIQHPVTKSSSRRIVHEVVEQNGACDPTSRHHSLSLCRELEPYSAIITAIGDSKTSNIRHRSINFENVTHYYLYNRLIDFLTSREIVNRQIHDIVQTCQPGEVVIRDTLYRLGVAQIRTELGDSELEEDNTVEQTSSA